AACGCTTCCGCCGCCGCTCGGAGCATGTTCACATACGGGTCGTACACCGTTTTCGTAAAGGGCGACGTGCGCACATGCAGCTCGATCCGCCTTGCTGATTCACCGCCGCCAAACGCTTCGATCACTTGCGCAAACAACCGCCGCGCCGCCCGCAGCTTGGCGATTTCCATGAAAAAGTCGGCTCCGACGGCGAGCGACACTTGCATCCTTGTCGCGATGTCATCAACCGTCAAGCCCCGGTCCAACCCGGCGCGGATGTACTCGACGGCTGCCGCCAACGAAAACGCGAGCTCCTGCACGGCGTTCGCCCCGCCGTTATGGTACGGCTCGCCGCGCACCAAAATCGTGCGAACGGCAGGCATCTGTTCCTTCGCCCACTTCGTTGCTTCCGCCATTTCATCATACAGCCGCTCAAGCGAACACGGGAGCGTCCCCTGCTCCGCCCACGCTCCGAGCGGATCCATGCCGATCGCGCCCCGTACGCTCGATAGCGGGACGCCCCGTTCCTCTAAATAAGCGGCCAACAGCGCCAAAAACGAAAGCGACCGCGCCCCGGCGTCCACACGGAGCGAATAGCGGTCCAGCGGCACGCCATCCAACATCGCCGCCACATCATCAACCGACTCGACGGCAAACGGCAGCCGGCCAAGGGCAAGATGGATTTCCGTCTGCCCCCGCTCCAAGTCGTGCTTCACTGCCTCGTTCCAGTCGGACGGGCTCGCTGCCGAAATCTCCTGGCTCACCTTCCACGGCTCGCCCCGATACCCTTCCGGCCGCGCCCCACGCACATAGCGGCCAAAGCCCGGGTACTGCTCAAGCGGGCCGAGCGCCTCCACATCGCGGCGCGTATAGAGCGGTTTGACCGCAATGTTTTCGTACGTCATCGATACAAGCCGCTCGAGCGGCTTGCCTTTCAGCGACTTTTCCGCTTCCCGCTCCCACTCCTCCACCGTCGGAGCCGGAAACGCCGCTTCCTTCATCTTTGCGACATCGCTCATTCCGATCCCCCTTTGCCTTCCAGACATAAGAAACCGCTTTCTTTTCAAGCCGCACCTTTCCCTCTCGAACCCGTCTGCTCAGAACGAAGCGCTGATGACGCTTCGTGTGGGAAAAAACGGTTTCTATGTTTATTGTAGTACATCGGCCGCGTTTGGGCAATGAACAAAAAGGCAAACAACTTGCTGATGCCACCATTTCGCCATGAAATGGAAAACAAAGCGGTCAAAAAAAAACATGAACGATCCCGAAATGGCTCGATGACTTGGCGAAACAACACCATCTCAACGATTCACAAATCCTCCAAGAAGCCCTGAAAAAACATGAAAGGAAGAGGGCGTTGTTGCATGCTCTCTTGGACGATGCTCCCTCGTCCCCCTCCAAATCACCGCTTAGCGAAAATCTCAACTGCCATTTATTCATTGGAAAATGTTTCGCAAATCGATCACGAAATCCTTCAATACATGAACCAAAACGGCGTCATCCCGGTTGTACACTCCATGAAGTTCCAATCTTCCTGTTTTTCCGCGCAAATACACTTCCACCACTTGATTCGCCGGGTCAACAATCCAATATTCCTTCACCCCGGCCCGCTCGTACGCGATCCGTTTGTCCATCCGGTCGATTTTGGCCGTGGCGGGGGACAAGATCTCGACGACCAAATCCGGAGCCCCGACAATGCGGTTTTTTTGAATTTTGTTTTTGTCGCAGATGACGACAAGATCGGGGCATACCCAGTTTCGGACGTTTTCATCCATCCATCCCTTTCGATGATCTTCGAAAAGATACACATCGATCGGGGCGGCCAACACGCGGCAATCCTTCCCACGAAGATGCATCCCGAATTCAATGGAAAGTTGGAGCGAAACTGATTGATGTTCCGGTGTCGGCGACGGCGCCACGCTAATGATGTTCCCGTCCAAGACCTCGCACCGTTTTCCTTCCGGCCATGTCGCATACTCTTTGTAGGTCATAGGGGCCTGTTCCTTTTCTGGTGAACCCATATCCTCCACCTGCCTCCTAATTTTATATTGATTATACATCATCCATTCCTGTGTCTTGAACGATGTTTATTCCTCTTCCCGAACGAGCGGCAGGCGGACGAATACGGTCATCCCGCGTCCAAGGTCGCTGTCGAACCAAATCGCGCCGTCATGAAGAGAGACGATTTGTTTGACGATGGCAAGCCCCAAGCCGGTGCCGCCTTCTTTGCGGGTGCGGGCGCGGTCGACGCGGAAAAAGCGCTGGCCGAGAAGCGGGAGCTGGTCTTTCGGAATGCCTTTTCCCGTGTCTTGGATGACAAGCTCGCCTTCCGCTTCCGACAAGCGGGAAAGCCGCACCGTCACCGCGCCGCCTTCCGGGGTGTAGCGGATGGCGTTGTCAAGCAAGTTGCGCACGACTTGTTCGAGCCGGTCGGCGTCGCCGTTGACGATGATGTCATAGTCCAACTCGCACGCCAACTCGATCCGCTTTTGCGAGGCGATCGGTTCGTACGTGGCGATGACATCTTCGATCACTTGGGCAAACGCCACCGGCGCGCGCTCGAGCGGCACGCTTTGCCCTTCAAGGCGCGCCAGGTCAAGAAGATCGCGCACCAGCCGCTCCATCCGCTCCGTTTCGCGGTGGATAAGGCGAAGGTACGCCTTTTCTTCTTCCTTCGTTTTCGCGAGGCCAGCAAGGAGTGCTTCGCTGTATCCTTTCATATAGCTGAGCGGCGTGCGCAGCTCATGCGAGACGTTCGCTAAGAACTCGCGTTTCCGCTCGTCTTCTTTAGCAATGGCGTCCGCCATTTGGTTGAACGCCTCCGCCAGGCGGCCGATTTCATCATCGCTCCGCACGGGGATGTCCGCTTCGTAGCGTCCTTCCGCCATGCGTTCTGCCGCTTGTTCCATCGCTTGGAGCGGCTCGGTCATCTGCCGCACCATCCGTCGGCCGACAACCAAAAGCGCGGCGGCGAATATGGCGGCCAACGGCCAAAACGCGGCGGCCGCCCGCTTCGTTGCTTCCTGAACGTCGGCTAACGGCAAATACAAGTAAATCGCTCCTTCAAGCCGCTTGCCGTCCAAAAGCGGAACGACGACCGCCATCACGCGGCGTCCGAACCGCTTTTCGTATCCCGTTTTGACAACAGGCTTCCCGGCTAACAATGTTTCCCGGTCGCGGCCGCTGACTAACGCGTCATAGTGGACCGGAAACGGAAAGCAGGCGCTCAGTTCGCGCGGGTTGTCGATCAACAAGATCGTGGCCGTTGATTTTTCGTCATACCATTCGATTTGACGGCGATATGCCTCCGTCACCGCCCCGCCGCGATAGTCGCGGGCGAGGCTCGTCCCTTCCGCGATCAACGTTCGCTCAACTTCTTTCATGTACACCGTCCGGTAAAAATAATTCAGAAGGCCAAAGGAAAACGCCAGCGTCGCCACGACCGCGGCGCCGATCGCCAGCCATAGTTTTTGTCCTAACCGAAGCCGTTTCATGTTCATCCCTCAAACTTGTAGCCGATGCCCCATACGGTTTGGATGTGGCGGGCGGCGTCTTTCAGCTTCATGCGCAGCGTTTTCACATGCGTATCGACCGTGCGGGCGTTTCCTGTATAATCATATCCCCACACTTTGACGAGCAAATCGTCGCGGCTGAACACCTGGCCGCGGTGTTTTGCCAAAAACAGCAGCAGCTCAAACTCCTTCAACGTCAGCTTCACCGCCTCGCCGCCAACGGTCACGGTTCGTCCTTTTTCGTCGATGGCAAGGTCGCCAAATTGCAGCCGGCCGTCATTCTCGCGGACGCGCTGCACCCGGCGCAACACCGCCTCAAGGCGGGCGATGAGCTCTCCTGGGCTGAACGGTTTGACGATGTAATCGTCGCCGCCAAGCTTCAATCCTTTCACTTTATCCCATTCTTCGCCAAGCGCGGTCAAAAACAAAATCGGCACGTCCGACTGCTCGCGGATGCGGGCGCAGACGGCGAATCCGTCCTGTTTTGGCATCATGACGTCCAACAGCACGGCATCAACCGGATGTTGCGAAAGCAGCACCAGCGCTTCTTCCCCGTCCCCTGCTTCGAGGCAGCGAAAGCCGGCGTTTTCCAAATACATGCCAACGAGCAGGCGCATTTCTTCTTCATCATCGACGATTAAAACGGTTCGTTCGCTCATGTTCGTCCCTCCCGAATGAATAGCTGCAGCGGGCCGTCTCCCGTCTTCCAACGGGCGAGCGGACGCAGCATCGCCTCATCGACCACGATGATTTCATCGCTGTCATAACTCGCAATATACAAACGGCTTCCTGCCGCTTCCATGGCAAACGGATTGGCGCCGACAGACGCCGAAGCGAGCTGTTTTCCTTCTTTTGAAAACTGATAGATCGTGTTCGAACCGTGGCTTAGCACAAACACGCCGCGGCCTGTTTCGACAAAATCAACCGGCATGACCGGGGCGGCAATCGTCCGCAACAAGCGGCCGTCTTGAAGCGAATAGACGTGAACATTCTTCTCCACCTTGTTTCCGCTTCCATGTCCGCCGACCCACAGCTCCCCTTGCCGCTCGCGCATCAATCCGCCTAACGCCATCTTCGGCACAGAAAATGAGCGAATGACACGGAGGCGGCTCGTATCAATGACAAAGGCGCGGCCGTCTTGAAAGTCGATGGCATACAGCTCCGTTTCCTGGCGATTGACAAGCAGCGTCATCGGGGAGCGTCCGACCGAAAGGCGGGCGATCTCTTTCCCGTCCCGGCTCACAACGCGCACCGCGTGATGGGTGCTGTCGCCAAAAAACCACGTGCGGCCATCCGGAGATGGAGCAGCGCTCACAATGCCGCTTCCTA
Above is a window of Geobacillus thermoleovorans DNA encoding:
- a CDS encoding Uma2 family endonuclease, whose amino-acid sequence is MGSPEKEQAPMTYKEYATWPEGKRCEVLDGNIISVAPSPTPEHQSVSLQLSIEFGMHLRGKDCRVLAAPIDVYLFEDHRKGWMDENVRNWVCPDLVVICDKNKIQKNRIVGAPDLVVEILSPATAKIDRMDKRIAYERAGVKEYWIVDPANQVVEVYLRGKTGRLELHGVYNRDDAVLVHVLKDFVIDLRNIFQ
- a CDS encoding sensor histidine kinase, whose amino-acid sequence is MKRLRLGQKLWLAIGAAVVATLAFSFGLLNYFYRTVYMKEVERTLIAEGTSLARDYRGGAVTEAYRRQIEWYDEKSTATILLIDNPRELSACFPFPVHYDALVSGRDRETLLAGKPVVKTGYEKRFGRRVMAVVVPLLDGKRLEGAIYLYLPLADVQEATKRAAAAFWPLAAIFAAALLVVGRRMVRQMTEPLQAMEQAAERMAEGRYEADIPVRSDDEIGRLAEAFNQMADAIAKEDERKREFLANVSHELRTPLSYMKGYSEALLAGLAKTKEEEKAYLRLIHRETERMERLVRDLLDLARLEGQSVPLERAPVAFAQVIEDVIATYEPIASQKRIELACELDYDIIVNGDADRLEQVVRNLLDNAIRYTPEGGAVTVRLSRLSEAEGELVIQDTGKGIPKDQLPLLGQRFFRVDRARTRKEGGTGLGLAIVKQIVSLHDGAIWFDSDLGRGMTVFVRLPLVREEE
- a CDS encoding response regulator transcription factor, with the protein product MSERTVLIVDDEEEMRLLVGMYLENAGFRCLEAGDGEEALVLLSQHPVDAVLLDVMMPKQDGFAVCARIREQSDVPILFLTALGEEWDKVKGLKLGGDDYIVKPFSPGELIARLEAVLRRVQRVRENDGRLQFGDLAIDEKGRTVTVGGEAVKLTLKEFELLLFLAKHRGQVFSRDDLLVKVWGYDYTGNARTVDTHVKTLRMKLKDAARHIQTVWGIGYKFEG
- a CDS encoding YncE family protein, which gives rise to MKRASVWMLLCCFFLLSGCANPSFPPVADSLSVVISLDVKAETVTFLNAENGGKIARWNINEPFQGGALSSDGRTLLLYGRDLDGVYRYDLATGKLLGEWKIGSGIVSAAPSPDGRTWFFGDSTHHAVRVVSRDGKEIARLSVGRSPMTLLVNRQETELYAIDFQDGRAFVIDTSRLRVIRSFSVPKMALGGLMRERQGELWVGGHGSGNKVEKNVHVYSLQDGRLLRTIAAPVMPVDFVETGRGVFVLSHGSNTIYQFSKEGKQLASASVGANPFAMEAAGSRLYIASYDSDEIIVVDEAMLRPLARWKTGDGPLQLFIREGRT